From a single Bacillus sp. NEB1478 genomic region:
- a CDS encoding glycosyltransferase family 2 protein, protein MHQNKTSITPLISIITPTFNSLKFIDQTVESVISQSYSNWEWIIVDDFSIDGTRDYLTNLSKRDSRIKTILQDKNNGTAVARNTALHQAKGKYIAFLDSDDLWHSKKLYKQVNFMLENDIAFSFCQYRIINENGSHTDKLIKIPEQIDYNGLLKNTIIGCLTVMIDVEKTGKFKMPNLRTRQDFVLWLSILKKGFSAYGIQEELAYYRKVNGSISSNKIKAAKMNWRVYRNIEKLSLPKSAWCFFNYAWNAYKKN, encoded by the coding sequence ATGCATCAAAATAAAACTTCTATAACTCCCTTAATCTCTATTATTACACCTACTTTTAACAGTCTTAAATTTATTGATCAAACAGTTGAATCTGTAATCAGTCAAAGTTATTCCAATTGGGAATGGATTATTGTTGACGATTTTTCTATCGATGGTACCAGAGATTACTTAACTAATCTTTCAAAAAGGGATTCTAGAATTAAGACAATTTTGCAGGATAAAAATAACGGCACTGCTGTAGCTAGAAACACAGCACTTCATCAAGCAAAAGGTAAGTATATTGCCTTTTTAGATAGTGATGATTTATGGCATTCTAAAAAATTATATAAACAAGTCAATTTTATGCTGGAAAACGATATCGCATTTTCATTTTGTCAATATCGAATAATAAACGAAAACGGCAGCCATACTGATAAATTAATAAAAATTCCGGAACAAATTGATTATAACGGATTGCTTAAAAATACAATAATTGGTTGTCTGACTGTAATGATTGATGTAGAAAAAACAGGTAAGTTTAAAATGCCAAATCTTCGAACAAGACAAGATTTTGTATTGTGGCTGAGTATATTAAAAAAAGGGTTTAGTGCTTATGGAATTCAGGAAGAACTTGCTTATTATAGAAAAGTTAACGGTTCAATTTCTAGTAATAAAATAAAAGCAGCAAAAATGAATTGGCGTGTGTATAGAAATATAGAGAAATTATCGTTACCTAAATCTGCATGGTGTTTTTTTAACTATGCATGGAACGCATATAAAAAAAATTAA
- a CDS encoding glycosyltransferase family 4 protein yields MNQNNKNKTIMYVVSYFPSTSQTFVLREITHLKSLGFQLKICALKSSSQEIKQHGTEAFMDAVNYIPDVASDKTKLFSLLTTNLLLGLKRPAKYLKAVIKALSSGNFKILLDLLKAGWAVQHLKLDKNIHLHAQFAHNPTNVAYFISLLNDNSISFTSHAVDIFVNPQLIKEKLERSKFAVTISKFNYNLLEKTYGKQSVENLHVIRCGIEKNLVNEQVNNSLNKPDQPISILTIGRMVEKKGFDILVDALKLLKDNGYNFTCNIVGDGGLNDELVKRVRDSHLLDHVNFLGALPSSDIQNEFKRADMFVLPCKEAENGDMDGIPVVLMEAIANYVPVVTTELSGIPELIIDQQTGLLAKPNDSISLYEKISSLIKHPEIKTDLTKKAAEHLKQEFLLESNVERLAELMKKQLVS; encoded by the coding sequence ATGAATCAAAATAATAAAAACAAAACAATTATGTATGTTGTTTCTTATTTCCCATCGACAAGTCAAACATTTGTTTTAAGAGAAATTACCCATCTGAAATCACTGGGATTCCAATTAAAGATTTGTGCATTAAAAAGCAGCTCTCAAGAAATAAAACAACATGGTACTGAAGCATTTATGGATGCAGTTAATTATATCCCCGATGTTGCAAGTGATAAAACAAAATTATTTTCCTTATTAACAACCAATCTTTTGTTAGGTTTAAAACGACCTGCCAAATATTTAAAAGCAGTAATTAAGGCCTTATCATCTGGAAACTTTAAAATTTTATTAGATTTATTAAAAGCTGGTTGGGCTGTACAGCATTTGAAATTGGATAAGAATATTCATCTTCATGCACAATTTGCTCATAATCCTACGAACGTGGCCTATTTCATAAGTTTGCTTAATGACAATAGTATTAGTTTCACGTCTCATGCAGTTGACATTTTTGTAAATCCGCAGTTAATTAAAGAAAAGTTAGAACGAAGTAAGTTTGCCGTGACTATTTCAAAATTTAATTATAATTTGCTTGAAAAAACTTATGGAAAACAAAGTGTAGAAAACTTACATGTAATTCGATGCGGAATTGAGAAGAACCTAGTAAATGAACAAGTTAATAACTCATTAAACAAACCAGATCAGCCTATTTCGATTTTGACCATTGGACGGATGGTAGAGAAAAAAGGATTTGATATTCTTGTCGATGCATTAAAACTGCTTAAAGACAATGGATATAATTTCACATGCAATATTGTTGGAGATGGCGGACTAAATGATGAACTTGTAAAAAGAGTTAGAGATAGTCATCTATTAGATCATGTCAATTTCTTAGGTGCTCTTCCTTCAAGTGATATTCAAAATGAATTTAAAAGAGCTGATATGTTTGTTCTACCATGTAAAGAAGCTGAAAATGGAGACATGGATGGAATACCTGTAGTTCTTATGGAAGCTATTGCTAATTATGTTCCAGTAGTTACAACGGAACTATCTGGAATACCAGAACTTATTATTGATCAACAAACAGGATTATTAGCCAAGCCAAATGATTCAATAAGTCTATATGAAAAAATTAGTTCTTTAATAAAACATCCTGAAATAAAAACAGATTTAACAAAGAAAGCTGCAGAACACTTGAAACAAGAATTTTTATTAGAAAGTAATGTCGAGAGATTAGCAGAATTAATGAAAAAACAATTAGTTAGCTAA
- a CDS encoding lipopolysaccharide biosynthesis protein yields MSFFNNVIWSLSGTIGVRIIGLLTSILLARLLTPEIFGIVGMAMVIVGFIYVVQEAGLSSVLIQRKSINKTLVVTTFYMNIIFSLLLIVLLIILAPFIADFYKQSAVKTLLYFSSIGIFIGALGITERGLLTRDKKFKKLTSIDLVAEVTTSLFSIILALLGYWMLAVGLSILFRPAIQSLSLFLVAGFNNVKGKPDFKLAKDILPYSLNVQGTRIINFARNNVDYLIIGKILGSSSLGIYTIAFQWSTVARFYFSQAIANVAFPEIARNQNDFNKVGIIYTNIIRKISFITFPLCMGIACVADEFIMVLYGDRWLEVIPVLQVLMLAGMITSIGTVVGSVYKGIGRPDIELKVNVYSLISFIILILILGNAYGLIGVAYAVLINTIIFNIVMTTTLFKIINLKFNVFIKSLKNAFYSTILMSVLLYLIKPMISNEFNFTLTLIILVLLGFMFYLFATYIFNKQMLYWVIDKAASFKRKKQFRGVNDEIYKSR; encoded by the coding sequence ATGAGTTTTTTTAATAATGTAATTTGGTCATTAAGTGGAACCATAGGAGTAAGAATTATAGGATTATTAACTTCTATTTTATTGGCTAGACTGCTTACACCTGAAATCTTTGGAATTGTTGGGATGGCAATGGTTATTGTCGGCTTCATCTATGTGGTTCAGGAAGCCGGACTTAGCTCCGTTCTTATTCAGAGAAAATCAATCAATAAAACGCTTGTAGTAACAACGTTTTACATGAACATAATCTTTTCGTTGTTATTAATTGTTCTTTTAATTATTCTCGCACCGTTTATAGCAGATTTTTATAAACAGTCTGCAGTTAAAACACTTTTATATTTTTCATCTATTGGTATTTTTATAGGCGCTTTAGGGATTACCGAACGAGGGTTGTTAACTAGAGATAAAAAGTTTAAAAAGTTGACCAGTATTGATTTAGTTGCAGAAGTTACTACCAGCCTCTTTTCAATCATACTCGCATTATTAGGCTATTGGATGCTTGCAGTAGGTTTAAGTATCTTATTTAGACCAGCAATACAATCATTAAGCCTATTCCTAGTAGCTGGATTTAACAATGTAAAGGGAAAACCAGATTTCAAGTTAGCAAAAGATATATTGCCATATAGTTTAAACGTCCAAGGTACAAGAATAATAAACTTTGCTAGAAATAATGTAGATTATTTAATTATTGGGAAAATACTTGGCAGCAGTAGCCTAGGAATCTATACAATTGCTTTTCAATGGAGTACGGTTGCTAGATTTTACTTTTCACAGGCAATTGCAAATGTAGCTTTTCCTGAAATCGCTAGAAATCAAAATGATTTTAATAAAGTAGGAATTATATATACAAATATAATAAGGAAAATTTCATTTATAACTTTTCCCTTATGTATGGGAATAGCCTGTGTAGCTGATGAATTCATTATGGTTTTATATGGAGATCGTTGGTTGGAAGTGATTCCTGTGCTTCAAGTATTAATGCTAGCAGGAATGATTACATCGATTGGGACAGTCGTGGGATCAGTATATAAAGGTATAGGGCGCCCAGACATAGAATTAAAAGTGAATGTTTATTCACTAATCAGTTTTATTATTCTAATATTAATATTAGGGAACGCTTATGGATTAATTGGAGTAGCGTATGCTGTATTAATTAACACTATCATTTTTAATATTGTTATGACAACGACACTTTTTAAAATAATCAATTTAAAGTTTAATGTTTTTATAAAGTCACTTAAAAATGCATTTTATTCTACGATATTAATGAGTGTGCTTCTATATTTAATAAAACCAATGATATCAAATGAGTTTAACTTTACACTAACACTTATCATACTCGTTCTGCTCGGTTTTATGTTTTATCTGTTTGCAACTTACATTTTTAATAAACAAATGCTTTATTGGGTTATCGATAAAGCAGCATCATTTAAGAGAAAAAAGCAATTTAGAGGGGTTAACGATGAAATATATAAAAGTAGGTAA
- a CDS encoding glycosyltransferase — protein sequence MNKSKKIVHISTVHHPFDPRIFHKECRSLHDEGFDVTLIITEHPDLTEKAYYPFKIITLPKVKNRFTRIFKSSFLAYKQAKRLEADVYHFHDPELIIIGNLLKNNKNTVIYDIHEDYETSIRQKTYLSKPLAKIMSKIYRFIEKRFTKSFEIVLAEKYYSEKFPNGVHILNYPIIENNDFQNEIKTQTTTDKYELIYTGNVTKDRGALIHGSLPLIDKKIHVNFVGKCSGELAEEIYTTAGNAKENIVIDGINSFVPREIINEKYQEGKWLAGLALFPPTEHYTKKELTKFFEYMNVGLPIICSDFPVWKSFVEKYGCGIAVDPFNKEEIKKAITYLAENPAQAREMGLRGQEAVQKDLSWNSQSLKLINLYKSVIN from the coding sequence ATGAATAAAAGTAAAAAAATAGTGCATATTTCAACTGTTCATCATCCTTTTGATCCAAGGATTTTTCACAAAGAATGTAGATCCCTTCATGACGAAGGATTTGATGTAACATTAATAATTACTGAACATCCTGATTTAACGGAAAAGGCTTATTATCCATTTAAAATTATCACCTTACCTAAAGTTAAGAATAGATTTACAAGAATTTTTAAATCTAGTTTTCTTGCTTATAAACAAGCAAAGAGATTAGAAGCAGATGTATATCACTTTCATGATCCAGAATTAATTATAATAGGCAACCTTCTCAAAAATAATAAGAATACTGTAATTTATGATATCCATGAAGATTATGAAACAAGCATTAGACAGAAGACATATTTGTCTAAACCATTAGCAAAAATCATGTCTAAGATATACCGTTTTATTGAAAAACGTTTTACTAAATCTTTTGAAATTGTTTTAGCTGAAAAATATTATTCAGAAAAGTTTCCTAATGGGGTACATATTTTAAATTACCCTATTATTGAAAATAATGATTTTCAAAACGAAATTAAAACACAGACAACTACAGATAAATATGAGTTGATTTATACAGGGAATGTTACAAAAGATAGAGGAGCCTTAATACATGGAAGTTTACCTCTAATTGATAAGAAGATACACGTGAATTTTGTTGGCAAATGTTCAGGTGAACTAGCTGAAGAAATTTATACAACAGCGGGGAATGCGAAAGAAAACATTGTAATAGATGGGATAAATAGTTTTGTCCCTAGAGAAATAATTAATGAAAAATATCAAGAAGGTAAATGGTTAGCTGGATTAGCACTATTCCCACCTACTGAACACTATACAAAGAAAGAGCTAACGAAGTTTTTTGAATATATGAATGTTGGATTACCCATTATCTGCTCTGATTTCCCGGTTTGGAAATCTTTTGTAGAGAAATATGGTTGCGGTATTGCGGTGGATCCTTTTAATAAAGAAGAGATAAAAAAAGCTATTACTTATTTAGCCGAAAATCCTGCTCAAGCAAGGGAAATGGGGTTAAGAGGTCAAGAAGCAGTTCAAAAAGACCTAAGCTGGAATAGCCAATCTTTAAAGCTTATTAATCTTTATAAGTCAGTAATAAATTAA
- a CDS encoding UDP-glucose/GDP-mannose dehydrogenase family protein: MNISVVGTGYVGLVTGVCLSEVGHSVTCIDIDDDKVRKMRLGISPIYEPGLEELMIKNINEDRLHFTTNHQEGFGNSDIIYIAVGTPQKADGSADLRFIEQVAKDIAQNIERDAIVVTKSTVPVGTNAYIKEIIKKYLINAVEVDIVSNPEFLREGSAVKDTFEGDRIVIGAENDTAVEALVKVYEPFGIEIFKTDIHSAEMIKYASNAFLATKISFINEISNICEKVGANIEDVAKGMGQDKRIGSQFLNAGIGYGGSCFPKDTHALVQIAGNYEHEFDLLKSVITVNNKQQQLLVEKAVNRLKDLKGKQVALLGLAFKPNTDDMREAPSIVVSDSLIKMGATVLAYDPIATKNAKKELNSKVIYTDCIENALENADVAFILTEWDEIKNIDLSLFGKLMKTPIVFDGRNCFALENVMKHSVEYHSIGRPEILSPYVLV, translated from the coding sequence ATGAATATTTCAGTAGTGGGTACTGGCTATGTTGGGTTAGTTACTGGTGTTTGTCTGTCAGAGGTTGGTCATAGCGTAACTTGTATTGATATTGATGATGATAAAGTAAGAAAGATGAGACTTGGTATCTCACCTATTTATGAGCCAGGTTTAGAAGAATTGATGATAAAAAATATCAATGAAGATAGATTACATTTTACCACGAATCACCAAGAGGGTTTTGGGAATTCAGACATTATCTATATAGCTGTAGGAACCCCACAGAAGGCTGATGGTTCTGCAGATTTGAGATTTATCGAACAAGTAGCGAAAGATATTGCACAAAATATAGAAAGAGATGCAATTGTAGTAACAAAAAGTACAGTTCCAGTAGGCACTAATGCTTATATAAAAGAAATTATTAAAAAATATTTAATAAATGCTGTTGAGGTCGATATCGTATCTAATCCTGAATTTTTACGTGAAGGATCAGCAGTTAAAGATACTTTTGAAGGAGACAGAATTGTTATTGGAGCAGAGAATGATACTGCTGTTGAAGCTTTAGTTAAAGTCTATGAGCCTTTTGGAATTGAAATCTTTAAAACGGATATTCATAGTGCAGAAATGATAAAGTATGCATCAAATGCTTTCTTAGCTACAAAAATCAGTTTCATTAATGAAATTTCGAATATTTGTGAAAAAGTAGGCGCAAATATTGAAGATGTAGCGAAAGGAATGGGGCAGGATAAGAGAATTGGCAGCCAATTCCTTAATGCTGGTATAGGCTATGGGGGTTCTTGTTTCCCTAAGGACACTCATGCTTTGGTACAAATCGCAGGGAACTATGAACATGAATTCGACCTATTGAAATCTGTAATTACAGTTAATAATAAACAGCAGCAGCTTTTAGTAGAAAAAGCTGTTAATCGATTAAAAGATTTAAAAGGTAAACAAGTTGCTTTACTTGGACTAGCATTTAAACCGAACACTGATGATATGAGAGAAGCTCCATCTATTGTTGTTTCTGACTCTTTAATTAAAATGGGAGCTACTGTTTTAGCTTATGATCCAATTGCTACTAAAAATGCAAAAAAAGAATTGAATTCAAAGGTGATTTATACAGATTGCATTGAAAATGCTCTTGAAAATGCAGACGTAGCATTTATTCTTACTGAGTGGGATGAAATCAAAAATATTGATTTGTCTTTATTTGGAAAATTGATGAAAACCCCTATTGTATTTGATGGCAGAAATTGCTTCGCGTTGGAAAATGTAATGAAACATTCTGTTGAATATCATTCAATTGGCCGTCCTGAAATTTTATCTCCGTACGTTTTAGTCTAA
- a CDS encoding cell wall-binding repeat-containing protein, translating into MLRLSAILFLTITIWLCLVVTPSAAGNPNERLAGKNRFEVAVNVSKKGWPEGSETILIANHNSFADALSASPLAYKVNGPILLTLNDEIQAATKNEILRLRPKKAYIIGGNGSVSDSVYREVNKMVKDVIRIGGKDRFEVAENISDIMGNTQTAIITNGLTFPDALSIAPYAAKNGYPILLTTVAQTPLSTQKALVGKKNTLVVGGEGSVGKEVFNHLPNPKRIGGIDRFEVSANITRQLYSNVEGTYLATGLSFADALTGSVLAAKENAPLLLSKPNVLPSTVSKVIKDKQVKEFVILGGIGSIQEKIETSLSTVNLTNPVVYLVPHADDEVLTYAIDIRNQISRGRKVILVLLSKGEDSGAREILNGVYDADPAPHLLTGQKAHCGIHHTYHNPIEEKFLDGYLTEKVFGEVRVRDFNYATKALGIPQNQIFTDIVPLYQFKQKNIKPVIKKYLNKYPKAEFRTMSMYDAHVPHAEIGKSLKSLENEDVISPFKTLYFVSIYTDRFAKVNIPFQRYTSLIEKEYNKRYILNSINSYKEYSPTQGRYAVGFHSVASQFNSLENSLYTRYHY; encoded by the coding sequence TTGTTAAGGTTGTCTGCTATCCTGTTTTTAACCATCACAATCTGGTTGTGTTTAGTTGTTACTCCAAGTGCTGCAGGGAATCCAAATGAAAGGCTGGCGGGTAAAAATCGATTTGAGGTAGCGGTCAACGTTTCTAAAAAAGGTTGGCCAGAGGGATCTGAAACTATTCTTATAGCGAACCATAACTCTTTTGCGGATGCTTTATCAGCTTCACCATTAGCCTATAAAGTAAATGGACCAATTCTCTTAACACTAAATGATGAAATACAAGCAGCCACCAAAAATGAAATTCTTCGACTTCGTCCTAAAAAAGCCTACATCATAGGGGGAAATGGAAGTGTTTCAGATAGTGTATATCGTGAAGTAAATAAGATGGTGAAGGATGTAATCCGAATAGGTGGAAAAGATAGATTTGAAGTTGCAGAAAACATTTCAGATATCATGGGCAACACTCAAACCGCCATTATAACAAATGGACTTACATTTCCTGACGCGTTATCAATTGCCCCCTATGCTGCAAAGAATGGTTATCCTATATTACTAACAACTGTTGCACAAACACCATTAAGCACACAAAAAGCTTTAGTCGGAAAAAAGAATACGTTAGTTGTTGGTGGCGAGGGAAGTGTTGGTAAAGAAGTATTTAATCATTTACCTAACCCAAAACGTATTGGCGGAATTGATAGATTTGAAGTTTCTGCTAATATTACTCGTCAGTTATATTCAAATGTAGAGGGTACCTATTTAGCCACAGGATTATCTTTCGCTGATGCCTTAACAGGATCTGTCCTTGCAGCTAAAGAGAATGCACCATTACTGCTATCAAAACCTAATGTTTTACCATCGACAGTAAGTAAAGTGATTAAAGATAAACAAGTAAAGGAATTTGTGATATTGGGTGGTATAGGCTCCATCCAAGAAAAAATAGAGACATCACTTTCTACCGTTAATCTAACAAACCCAGTCGTGTATCTAGTTCCACACGCAGATGATGAAGTGTTAACTTATGCGATTGATATTAGGAATCAAATTTCTAGAGGAAGAAAAGTAATCCTCGTTTTATTATCAAAGGGAGAAGATTCTGGTGCAAGAGAGATATTAAATGGTGTATATGATGCTGATCCTGCACCGCATCTTCTAACTGGACAAAAAGCACATTGCGGTATTCATCATACCTATCACAACCCGATTGAAGAAAAATTTTTAGATGGTTATTTGACTGAGAAAGTCTTTGGAGAAGTCAGAGTCAGAGATTTCAATTATGCAACTAAAGCATTGGGTATTCCACAAAATCAGATTTTTACCGATATTGTACCTCTTTATCAATTTAAACAGAAGAATATCAAGCCAGTGATAAAAAAATATTTGAATAAATATCCAAAAGCAGAATTTCGGACTATGTCGATGTATGATGCACATGTTCCACATGCTGAGATAGGGAAATCATTAAAATCACTGGAAAATGAAGATGTTATTAGTCCCTTTAAAACTTTATATTTTGTTTCAATTTACACAGATCGATTTGCAAAGGTTAATATACCATTTCAAAGGTATACTAGTTTAATAGAGAAAGAGTATAACAAAAGATACATCTTAAATTCTATAAACTCTTATAAAGAATATTCACCAACACAAGGGAGATATGCCGTAGGATTCCATTCTGTAGCCTCTCAATTTAATTCATTGGAAAACAGTTTGTACACAAGGTATCATTATTAA
- a CDS encoding cell wall-binding repeat-containing protein — translation MLRKCILTLFLGGIFLLFNQPQAEAATPRIDGKDRFEVAVNVSKKGWSTSNTVVLTNYLAYADALSASPLAYKKNAPILLTQNQFLTPSTKNEIYRLRAKEAVIIGGTGSISNNVVNELKSMGLSVTRIDGKDRFVVAQNISKHLTNKGVAVVAYGLNFPDALAIAPYAARNEFPILLTGNGTLPAPTKAALQEKNISKTYIIGGEASVSNSVKSQLPSPTRIGGANRFEVAENVIRQLNLPTTSTYLTSGMNFADALTGSVLAAKNNSPLLLTTPTYLPNETKSIIQDKTIKYFTILGGTGSVNNNSTLLLGKSLVLDPGHGGDDPGALGSGDFNEEDVVLDVGLRTRSKMVNAGAKIIMTRSNDTFIPLTTRAEIANNSGANVFISIHANSAGSTASGTETYYNTAYNGAASKELAVEIQKEIVKRLGTRDRGVKEADFYVIKYTKIPSILVELGFITNSSDAAKLGSSTYRQKYADAIFYGSVNYFN, via the coding sequence ATGTTACGTAAATGTATTCTAACTCTCTTTCTGGGTGGAATCTTCCTACTGTTCAATCAGCCTCAAGCGGAAGCTGCTACTCCTCGTATAGATGGAAAAGACAGATTTGAAGTTGCGGTTAATGTTTCAAAAAAAGGATGGTCAACTTCCAATACCGTAGTACTTACCAATTATCTTGCGTATGCTGATGCTCTATCAGCATCACCATTGGCATATAAGAAGAATGCTCCCATATTATTAACTCAAAATCAATTCCTTACCCCATCTACAAAAAATGAAATTTACAGACTGAGAGCAAAAGAAGCTGTGATTATCGGGGGAACCGGCAGTATTTCAAATAACGTCGTGAATGAACTAAAATCGATGGGTCTGAGTGTTACAAGAATAGATGGTAAAGACCGATTTGTTGTTGCTCAAAACATTTCTAAACATTTAACAAATAAAGGTGTAGCGGTTGTTGCCTACGGATTGAACTTTCCGGATGCTCTTGCAATCGCACCATATGCAGCAAGAAACGAATTCCCTATTCTCCTAACTGGAAATGGGACTTTACCTGCACCTACAAAAGCTGCGTTACAAGAAAAGAATATTTCAAAAACGTATATCATAGGTGGAGAAGCGAGCGTAAGCAATTCAGTGAAAAGCCAACTCCCTTCACCGACTAGAATTGGCGGTGCAAACAGATTCGAAGTAGCAGAAAACGTTATTCGCCAGTTAAACCTTCCTACTACTTCGACATACTTAACATCTGGAATGAATTTTGCAGATGCATTAACAGGATCGGTCTTAGCTGCGAAAAACAATTCTCCATTGCTCCTGACAACACCAACATACCTGCCAAATGAAACGAAAAGCATCATACAAGATAAAACAATCAAGTATTTCACAATCTTAGGCGGTACAGGTTCGGTGAACAACAACAGTACGTTACTTCTAGGAAAATCGCTTGTTCTTGATCCTGGACACGGGGGCGATGACCCTGGGGCTCTTGGTAGTGGTGATTTTAATGAAGAGGATGTTGTCCTTGATGTAGGATTGCGTACTCGATCAAAAATGGTAAATGCAGGCGCTAAAATCATTATGACTAGAAGCAATGACACGTTTATTCCATTAACGACCCGAGCTGAAATAGCTAATAATTCTGGTGCGAATGTATTCATCAGTATTCACGCCAACTCAGCTGGAAGTACTGCGAGCGGAACTGAGACTTATTACAACACTGCCTACAATGGTGCAGCTAGTAAAGAGCTTGCCGTTGAAATTCAAAAAGAGATAGTTAAACGTTTAGGGACTAGAGATCGCGGCGTTAAAGAAGCTGATTTTTATGTCATTAAATACACGAAAATCCCAAGTATTCTCGTAGAGCTTGGTTTTATCACAAACTCTTCAGATGCTGCAAAACTAGGTTCATCCACTTATCGTCAAAAATATGCAGATGCTATTTTTTATGGGTCTGTAAATTATTTTAATTAA
- a CDS encoding glycosyltransferase — MSSNELLTKNKKLVVLTSRFPFPPGEEFFETEIKYLSNEFQEIHIIPVNVKRDDSNQPRDIPQNVHVHGLQPELPSIKKTDLIKKMLLDSQGKQWFLRESKYLFPNYLSAFFKTANWVGLAVEIRKNLLSIIEENQFDFSDTIFYSYWLGPSATALAMMKEIEPSIKVVSRAHGGDLYAYRHSTPFMPTQKETVKRLNQVFVISQDGRNYLSDLYPEVSSKFSVSRLGTKKTEGKSSPSEDGILRIFSCSNMLPVKRLDLLIDTLKHCKETIIWSHIGEGPLKEELEKKVKEELPANVKCEFLGRKKNAEVLAYYQSHPVDLFINVSSSEGIPVSIMEAYSFGIPSFATDVGGTKELVDETNGKLIDKDFDIVELAKEIDHFAALSQEERENYRRAAYKKWEDSFYSETNYSLFAKKLKEFEGKYNE; from the coding sequence ATGAGTTCAAATGAATTACTTACTAAAAATAAAAAGTTAGTTGTATTAACAAGCAGATTTCCTTTTCCTCCTGGTGAGGAATTCTTTGAGACGGAAATCAAGTATTTAAGTAATGAGTTTCAAGAGATCCATATCATTCCGGTTAATGTGAAGCGGGATGATTCTAATCAGCCACGAGACATACCTCAAAATGTTCATGTCCATGGTTTACAGCCAGAACTTCCTTCTATTAAAAAAACAGATCTTATAAAGAAGATGCTCTTAGATTCTCAAGGGAAACAATGGTTTTTGAGAGAGAGCAAATATTTGTTTCCAAATTATCTATCTGCCTTTTTTAAAACTGCTAACTGGGTAGGATTAGCTGTGGAAATACGTAAAAATCTGCTATCCATTATTGAAGAAAATCAATTCGATTTTTCTGACACCATCTTTTATTCCTACTGGCTTGGTCCATCTGCAACCGCATTGGCTATGATGAAAGAAATTGAACCTTCTATAAAAGTTGTCAGCAGGGCTCATGGAGGCGATCTTTATGCATATCGCCACAGTACTCCTTTTATGCCGACACAGAAGGAAACTGTAAAAAGATTAAATCAAGTTTTCGTTATATCCCAGGATGGCAGGAACTACTTAAGTGACTTATATCCAGAAGTTTCTTCGAAGTTTTCTGTAAGCCGATTAGGTACGAAAAAAACGGAAGGGAAATCTTCCCCTTCTGAAGATGGTATTTTACGAATCTTCTCTTGTTCCAATATGCTTCCGGTAAAAAGACTAGATTTACTAATAGATACTTTAAAGCACTGTAAGGAAACCATCATTTGGTCACATATTGGAGAAGGACCACTTAAAGAAGAGTTGGAGAAGAAGGTTAAAGAAGAATTACCGGCAAATGTTAAATGCGAATTCCTTGGCCGAAAGAAGAACGCTGAGGTTTTAGCATATTATCAAAGTCACCCTGTCGATCTTTTTATTAATGTAAGTTCGAGCGAGGGAATACCGGTTTCTATTATGGAAGCTTATAGTTTTGGAATTCCTTCCTTTGCGACAGATGTTGGAGGAACGAAAGAATTAGTGGATGAAACGAACGGCAAATTAATAGATAAAGATTTCGACATTGTGGAATTAGCAAAAGAAATTGATCATTTTGCAGCATTAAGTCAAGAGGAAAGAGAAAACTATCGTAGAGCAGCTTATAAAAAATGGGAAGACTCTTTTTATTCAGAAACAAATTATTCTCTTTTTGCTAAGAAGTTAAAAGAATTTGAGGGAAAATACAATGAGTAA